In a genomic window of Panthera tigris isolate Pti1 chromosome D4, P.tigris_Pti1_mat1.1, whole genome shotgun sequence:
- the ZBTB5 gene encoding zinc finger and BTB domain-containing protein 5: protein MDFPGHFEQIFQQLNYQRLHGQLCDCVIVVGNRHFKAHRSVLAACSTHFRALFSVAEGDQTMNMIQLDSEVVTAEAFAALIDMMYTSTLMLGESNVMDVLLAASHLHLNSVVKACKHYLTTRTLPMSPPSECVQEQSARMQRSFMLQQLGLSIVSSALNSSQSGEEQPAPLSSSMRSNLDQRTPFPIRRLHKRKQSAEERARQRLRPTMEEAAIADVTPENGPSGVHSREEFFSPDSLKMVDNPKADGMTDNQEDSAIMFDQSFGAQEDAQVPSQSDNSASNMAQLSMASRATQVETSFEQEAATEKSGFQCENPEVGLGDKEHMRVVVKSEPLSSPEPQDEVSDVTSQAEGSESVEVEGVVVSAEKIDLSPESSDRSFSDPQSSTDRVGDIHILEVTNNLEHKSTFSISNFLNKSRGSNFSANQNNDDNIPNTTSDCRLEGEAPYLLSPEAGPAGGPSSAPGSHVENPFSEPADSHFVRPMQEVMGLPCVQTSGYQGGEQFGMDFSRSGLGLHSSFSRVMMGSPRGGASNFPYYRRIAPKMPVVTSVRSSQIPENSAGSQLMMNAATSSFENGHPSQPGPPQLTRASADVLSKCKKALSEHNVLVVEGARKYACKICCKTFLTLTDCKKHIRVHTGEKPYACLKCGKRFSQSSHLYKHSKTTCLRWQSSNLPSTLL from the coding sequence ATGGATTTTCCTGGACACTTTGAACAGATCTTCCAGCAACTGAACTACCAGAGACTTCACGGTCAGCTCTGTGACTGTGTCATTGTAGTGGGGAATAGACATTTTAAAGCCCAccgctctgtactggcagcatgcAGCACGCATTTCCGAGCCCTGTTCTCCGTGGCAGAGGGAGATCAGACCATGAACATGATCCAGCTGGATAGCGAGGTAGTGACAGCGGAGGCCTTTGCTGCACTGATTGACATGATGTACACCTCCACCCTCATGCTGGGGGAGAGCAACGTTATGGATGTCTTATTGGCAGCCTCTCACCTGCATTTGAACTCTGTCGTTAAGGCATGTAAACATTACTTAACGACAAGGACGCTGCCCATGTCTCCCCCCAGTGAGTGCGTCCAGGAGCAGAGTGCCCGCATGCAGCGCTCCTTTATGCTGCAGCAGCTGGGGCTGAGCATCGTGAGCTCGGCCCTCAATTCCAGCCAGAGTGGCGAGGAGCAGCCAGCCCCCCTGAGCTCGTCGATGCGCAGCAACCTGGACCAGCGGACACCCTTCCCCATAAGACGCCTTCATAAACGCAAGCAGTCTGCAGAGGAGCGGGCCAGACAGCGCCTCCGACCCACCATGGAGGAGGCCGCCATCGCTGACGTTACGCCAGAGAACGGGCCGTCAGGGGTCCACTCTCGGGAGGAGTTCTTCTCACCAGACTCCCTGAAAATGGTGGATAACCCTAAGGCTGACGGAATGACCGACAACCAGGAAGATAGTGCCATCATGTTTGACCAGTCTTTCGGTGCTCAAGAAGATGCCCAGGTGCCCAGCCAGTCTGACAACAGTGCCAGCAACATGGCCCAGTTGTCTATGGCCTCTCGTGCAACTCAGGTGGAGACCAGTTTTGAGCAGGAAGCCGCGACCGAGAAAAGTGGTTTTCAGTGTGAAAATCCTGAGGTTGGCCTTGGTGACAAGGAACACATGAGAGTGGTGGTTAAATCTGAGCCCCTGAGCTCTCCTGAGCCTCAGGATGAAGTGAGTGACGTGACCTCACAAGCAGAAGGCAGCGAATCTGTGGAAGTGGAAGGGGTTGTGGTCAGTGCCGAGAAGATAGACCTCAGCCCTGAAAGTAGCGATCGGAGTTTCTCGGATCCCCAGTCTAGCACTGACAGGGTAGGTGACATCCATATTTTGGAAGTCACAAATAACCTAGAACATAAATCGACTTTTAGCATCTCGAATTTTCTTAACAAGAGCAGAGGCAGTAACTTTAGTGCAAATCAGAACAATGATGATAACATCCCAAACACCACCAGTGACTGCAGGTTGGAGGGCGAGGCCCCTTATTTGTTGAGTCCAGAGGCTGGGCCTGCTGGCGGGCCCTCCTCGGCCCCTGGCTCTCACGTGGAGAACCCATTCAGTGAGCCTGCGGACTCCCACTTCGTCAGGCCTATGCAGGAAGTGATGGGCCTGCCATGTGTGCAGACTTCAGGCTACCAAGGAGGAGAACAGTTTGGGATGGATTTTTCCAGGTCCGGTTTGGGCCTCCACTCCTCCTTCTCCAGGGTCATGATGGGCTCCCCAAGAGGAGGAGCCAGTAACTTTCCGTACTACCGACGCATAGCTCCCAAAATGCCGGTTGTAACTTCTGTCAGGAGCTCCCAGATCCCAGAAAACTCTGCCGGTTCCCAGCTAATGATGAATGCGGCCACGTCCTCCTTTGAGAACGGCCATCCTTCGCAGCCTGGCCCTCCGCAGCTGACCAGGGCATCTGCTGACGTTCTGTCAAAGTGCAAGAAGGCCTTGTCAGAGCACAACGTCTTGGTCGTAGAGGGGGCTCGCAAGTACGCCTGCAAAATCTGCTGCAAGACTTTTCTGACCTTGACAGATTGCAAGAAGCACATCCGTGTTCACACAGGTGAAAAACCCTACGCCTGCCTCAAGTGCGGCAAGAGGTTCAGTCAGTCCAGCCACCTGTATAAACATTCAAAGACCACCTGCCTGCGCTGGCAGAGCAGCAACCTGCCCAGCACTTTGCTCTAA